The Chitinophaga lutea genome contains the following window.
CCGCTGAGGCTGTTGATGATGCGTAATTGCGACAGCCCGTTTTTACGTTCGCTCAGCACCATGTAGTTGGAAAACAGTTCCATGCCTTCGAGCAAAACGTCGGTGCGGTGGGCGATCACTTCCTTCCAGTTTTCCTTGCCGGTTTTGTCGAGCGGCGTTTCCATCAGGCGGAAGTTCTTCGCGTCCTGGTTGGTGATCACATAAAACTTGTCGCCGCGATGATCGATATCATAGAGCATATCTTTTTCGCGCGGGTGGAATATTTTGAACACGCCTTCGGGATTGTCCGCATCGAGGATGCGGTATTCAGACGAAAGCGTGGCGCTGGAGCCGATCACGATATACTTGCGTGATTTTGTTTTGTACACCCAGGTGTTGTAGGTATCGTCCTTTTCGAAGAACACCACTTTGTCCGTTTTCGGTTCGGTGCCCAGTATGTGTTTGGAGATACTTTCGGAGCGGAGCGTGGAATCGTTCTTACGGGTATAGAACAACGTTTTGTTGTCGTTCGCCCAGGTAGAGCCGCCGGTGGTATTGGCAATGATATCGGGCAGCAGTTCCCCCGTTTCGAGGTTCTTGAAATAAATGGTGTATTTGCGCCGGCTCACGGTATCCACGCCGTAGGCCACCAGTTTATTATCGGGGCTCACGCTCATGCCGGCCACGTTGTAATAGGCGTATCCTTTGGCGAGGTCGTTCACGTTGAGCATCACCTCTTCCGGGGCCGATTCGCTGCCTTTTTTGCGGCAGTAGATGGGATATTCCTTGCCTTCTTCAAAGCGGGTATAATACACATACCCGTTGGAGAAATAAGGCACCGATTCATCTTTTTCCTTGATGCGGCCTTTTAATTCGTCGTACAGCTTTTCCCGGAACTCCTTCACGGGCGAAAGCATCGTATCGGTGTATTTATTTTCGGCGGTGAGGTAGGCGATCACTTTCGGGTTCTCGCGCTGGTTGAGCCAATAATAGTCGTCGGTCCGCACATCTCCGTGGATGGCGGGAAATTCATGCCGGATCTTTTCAGCTACGGGCGGTTTCACATTCATTTTCTCCTGTTTTTTTTCTGCGTTGTTACAGGCTGCCAGGGCAGCGGCAGCCAATAGCGGGATGGTAAAAGCTTTCATAATACAGGTTTAGGATAATTA
Protein-coding sequences here:
- a CDS encoding S9 family peptidase, with the protein product MKAFTIPLLAAAALAACNNAEKKQEKMNVKPPVAEKIRHEFPAIHGDVRTDDYYWLNQRENPKVIAYLTAENKYTDTMLSPVKEFREKLYDELKGRIKEKDESVPYFSNGYVYYTRFEEGKEYPIYCRKKGSESAPEEVMLNVNDLAKGYAYYNVAGMSVSPDNKLVAYGVDTVSRRKYTIYFKNLETGELLPDIIANTTGGSTWANDNKTLFYTRKNDSTLRSESISKHILGTEPKTDKVVFFEKDDTYNTWVYKTKSRKYIVIGSSATLSSEYRILDADNPEGVFKIFHPREKDMLYDIDHRGDKFYVITNQDAKNFRLMETPLDKTGKENWKEVIAHRTDVLLEGMELFSNYMVLSERKNGLSQLRIINSLSGQEHYLDFGEPAYVAYVSTNPEMDSKQLRYGYTSLTTPNSTFDYNMDTKEKQLKKQQEVLGGYDPKNYVTERLFATATDGTKVPISLVYKKGFEKNGKQPLLLYGYGSYGASMDPYFNSNRISLLDRGFAYAIAHIRGGQEMGRQWYEDGKMFKKKNTFTDFIDCAEFLIKEKYTTKEHLYAMGGSAGGLLMGAVINMRPDLWRGIIAAVPFVDVMTTMLDASIPLTTGEYDEWGNPNNKDSYEYMKSYSPYDNVAPKAYPNMLVTTGLHDSQVQYFEPAKWVAKLREMKTGDNLLLLETNMDAGHGGASGRFKALKDVALQYAFLFYLEGISK